One part of the Marinobacter sp. M3C genome encodes these proteins:
- the hisC gene encoding histidinol-phosphate transaminase has translation MSKFWSPLVHNLVPYIPGEQPKIANLVKLNANENPFGPSPKVIEAIQAELNDNLRLYPDPEGQALKETIATYHGIKADQVFLGNGSDEVLAHVFCALFQQDQPILYPDISYSFYPVYCALYNIKARKVPLNDEFAIDPDDYSQPNGGVIFPNPNAPTGRYLNLTEIAVVLKANPDRVVVIDEAYIDFGGETAIDLIDLYPNLLVTQTLSKSRSLAGLRVGFAAGNAGLIEALNRVKDSFNSYPLDRLALAGAQAAYEDDDWFQDSRNGVIRERERVSKCLQKLGFEVLPSRANFVFARHPQRAGVDLANGLREQGVIVRHFNKPRINDFLRITISKAPQNDALLEALKTLCDTR, from the coding sequence ATGAGCAAATTCTGGAGCCCACTGGTTCACAATTTGGTGCCTTACATTCCTGGCGAACAGCCCAAAATCGCTAATCTGGTAAAACTCAATGCCAACGAGAACCCCTTTGGGCCGTCGCCCAAGGTCATCGAAGCCATTCAAGCCGAGCTTAACGACAATCTGCGCCTGTATCCGGATCCCGAGGGTCAGGCGCTGAAGGAAACCATTGCCACCTACCATGGTATTAAAGCCGACCAAGTGTTTCTGGGTAACGGTTCCGACGAAGTTTTAGCGCATGTTTTTTGCGCACTGTTTCAGCAGGACCAACCGATACTTTACCCGGACATCAGCTACAGCTTTTATCCTGTGTATTGCGCTCTTTACAACATCAAAGCTCGCAAAGTGCCATTGAATGACGAGTTTGCGATTGACCCTGATGATTACAGCCAGCCCAACGGAGGCGTCATTTTTCCCAATCCGAATGCGCCCACTGGCCGCTACCTGAACCTTACCGAGATTGCGGTGGTGCTAAAGGCCAATCCCGACCGAGTCGTCGTAATTGACGAAGCTTACATCGACTTCGGCGGCGAAACCGCCATTGACTTAATTGACCTTTATCCAAATCTGCTGGTTACTCAAACTCTGTCGAAATCACGTTCGCTGGCGGGTTTGCGGGTCGGTTTTGCTGCCGGTAATGCGGGACTGATAGAGGCTTTGAACCGGGTGAAAGACAGCTTCAACAGCTATCCTCTCGATCGCCTTGCTTTGGCGGGCGCACAGGCCGCGTATGAAGACGATGACTGGTTTCAGGACAGCCGAAACGGGGTGATTCGTGAGCGCGAGCGGGTTAGCAAATGTTTGCAGAAACTGGGCTTCGAGGTGCTTCCGTCCAGAGCTAACTTTGTGTTTGCCCGCCATCCGCAACGGGCTGGAGTTGATTTGGCGAACGGCTTACGAGAGCAAGGTGTGATCGTTCGGCACTTTAACAAGCCAAGAATCAACGATTTTCTGCGTATCACCATTTCTAAAGCGCCACAGAACGATGCTCTTTTGGAGGCGTTAAAAACACTCTGTGATACACGCTGA
- a CDS encoding histone-like nucleoid-structuring protein, MvaT/MvaU family, translated as MAKINDYYQKKQLMEKLAAELEKLEEDQALKSELAFENKVRELMGEYNKSPKDVVQILAAIDPSIASLSTATTGGGNRAKRPEKTYRNPHTGEVVKTRGGNHKTLNEWREKHGKEAVQSWQD; from the coding sequence ATGGCGAAAATTAACGATTATTATCAAAAGAAGCAGCTGATGGAAAAGCTGGCGGCAGAGCTGGAGAAGCTGGAAGAAGATCAAGCACTGAAAAGTGAATTGGCGTTTGAAAACAAAGTTCGTGAATTGATGGGCGAATACAATAAATCGCCGAAAGACGTCGTGCAGATTCTGGCCGCGATTGATCCGTCTATTGCTTCGTTATCAACCGCCACGACTGGCGGTGGTAATCGTGCCAAACGCCCGGAAAAAACTTATCGCAACCCGCACACCGGCGAAGTGGTTAAAACCCGTGGCGGCAACCACAAGACGCTTAACGAGTGGCGTGAAAAGCACGGAAAAGAGGCAGTACAGAGCTGGCAGGACTAG
- a CDS encoding ComEA family DNA-binding protein, protein MKRSSLLATLTLLLSLMSGFAFAQAASININTADSTSLASLSGIGQSKAQAIVEYREANGPFASTQDLTNVKGIGARTVEKNANRLKTQDINSPKAP, encoded by the coding sequence ATGAAACGCAGCTCACTGCTCGCTACGCTTACTCTTTTGTTAAGCCTGATGTCCGGCTTTGCCTTTGCTCAGGCGGCGAGCATCAATATCAATACCGCCGACAGCACCAGCCTGGCCTCGCTTTCAGGCATTGGCCAAAGCAAAGCCCAAGCAATTGTGGAATACAGAGAGGCTAACGGCCCTTTCGCCAGCACCCAAGACCTGACCAACGTTAAAGGCATTGGCGCACGAACAGTCGAAAAAAATGCAAACCGGCTAAAGACTCAAGACATAAATAGCCCCAAGGCACCCTAA
- a CDS encoding Nif3-like dinuclear metal center hexameric protein — MAHRNEIMALLESWLTPEKFQDYSPNGLQVEGKAEINTLITGVTASQALLDAAVELKADMVLVHHGYFWKGEDQRVVGIKRNRLKTLLTHEINLVGYHLPLDDHPLYGNNRNLARVLGIDSPEPLNGLVWRGEFAQALTPQALSERISGCLQRQPLHIEGGPDLIKTVAWCTGGAQGFIDTAADAGLDAYISGEISEPTTHIARERGIHYFAAGHHATERYGVQALGEALAKELGLAHRFIECDNPA; from the coding sequence ATGGCGCATAGAAACGAGATTATGGCGCTGCTGGAGAGCTGGCTGACGCCCGAAAAATTTCAGGATTACAGCCCTAACGGGCTTCAAGTGGAAGGAAAGGCCGAGATAAACACGCTGATTACCGGCGTTACAGCCTCACAGGCGCTACTGGATGCGGCGGTGGAGTTGAAAGCAGATATGGTTCTGGTGCACCACGGTTATTTCTGGAAAGGTGAAGACCAGCGTGTAGTGGGTATAAAGCGCAATCGCTTGAAAACCCTGCTGACTCACGAGATCAATCTGGTGGGTTATCATCTGCCGTTGGATGATCATCCGCTGTATGGTAACAACCGCAATCTGGCCCGGGTGTTAGGTATTGATAGCCCGGAGCCTTTGAACGGTCTGGTGTGGCGTGGTGAGTTTGCTCAGGCGTTAACGCCTCAGGCGCTAAGCGAGCGTATTTCGGGTTGCTTGCAGCGGCAACCTTTGCATATTGAGGGCGGACCAGACCTGATCAAAACGGTGGCTTGGTGCACCGGTGGTGCGCAGGGATTTATTGATACTGCGGCGGATGCAGGGCTGGATGCTTACATAAGCGGAGAGATTTCAGAACCCACGACTCATATCGCCAGAGAGCGGGGGATTCACTATTTTGCGGCTGGGCATCACGCCACCGAGCGTTACGGCGTTCAGGCGTTAGGGGAGGCCTTGGCGAAGGAGTTGGGTCTGGCCCACCGGTTTATCGAGTGCGATAACCCGGCTTAG
- a CDS encoding DUF1043 family protein has translation MTNLIMAAVAALVVGILIGVLLGRSTGQGSSLRQRRTEQQVDELRNEYTRYQAQVNEHFMESAHLLRRFNDSYRDVNQHMAKSATRLCNDDELIHELEQNSAQRLKDERKEGSEPPRDYAPKDPDGSGTLAEDYGLKEKAKARAKAKA, from the coding sequence ATGACAAACCTGATTATGGCAGCAGTTGCCGCCCTGGTGGTTGGCATTCTGATCGGGGTATTGCTGGGCCGCTCTACCGGGCAAGGCTCATCTCTGCGGCAACGTCGCACCGAGCAGCAAGTTGATGAGCTGCGCAACGAATATACCCGCTATCAGGCGCAGGTTAACGAGCACTTTATGGAGTCCGCCCACCTACTGCGCCGCTTCAATGACAGCTATCGCGATGTTAATCAGCACATGGCCAAAAGCGCAACTCGCCTGTGTAACGACGACGAGCTGATCCATGAGCTAGAGCAGAACTCAGCTCAACGCCTGAAAGATGAGCGCAAAGAAGGTTCAGAACCGCCTCGCGACTATGCGCCAAAAGACCCTGACGGTTCTGGCACGCTGGCAGAAGATTACGGTCTGAAAGAAAAAGCCAAAGCTAGGGCCAAAGCAAAAGCCTGA
- the sbcB gene encoding exodeoxyribonuclease I, whose translation MTPTFYWHDYETFGVDPLHDRPCQFAGVRTDSELSIIEEPLVIFCRPSDDYLPAPEACLITGITPQQATQEGYPEAEFITMINSAFSQPGTCVVGYNSLRFDDEVTRNTLYRNLRDPYGREWQNGNSRWDLIDVVRLAYTLRPEGIEWPLKPDGSPSFRLEDLARANGLEHGQAHDAMSDVTATLALARLIKERQPRLFEFALANKSKQAARKMLDTSTRKPVFHVSGKYPASQGSCALVAPVAEHASNKNQVIVYDLRENPNELIKASVEQIRERVFTAQSALPEGIRRFPLKAIQLNKCPVLAPATMLATLSPERLQQLDLDGEQMRRHLAILRQAGPDFGQRVAAAFERDYDTKLTDPDEQIYAGGFLSPGDRGQLDRALAMEPQQLAESEFQFTDQRLAEMLFRYRARNYPDTLSGEEMQRWEQFREQRLTQPAKGWLSLAEYGAELQRLMAKPDITRQQRHILEELHLYGEAISPYL comes from the coding sequence TTGACCCCCACATTTTACTGGCACGATTATGAAACCTTTGGTGTCGACCCATTGCACGACCGACCCTGTCAGTTTGCAGGTGTCCGCACTGACAGCGAGCTCAGTATTATTGAAGAGCCTTTGGTTATCTTCTGCCGGCCATCTGATGATTATCTGCCGGCCCCTGAAGCCTGTCTGATTACCGGGATAACACCGCAGCAAGCCACGCAGGAAGGCTATCCCGAGGCCGAATTCATTACGATGATCAACAGCGCCTTCAGTCAGCCTGGCACCTGTGTGGTGGGCTATAACAGTTTGCGTTTTGATGATGAAGTAACCCGCAATACTCTGTATCGCAACCTGCGGGACCCTTACGGTCGGGAATGGCAAAATGGTAATTCGCGGTGGGACCTGATTGATGTGGTGCGCCTGGCTTATACGCTGCGTCCAGAAGGCATAGAATGGCCGCTAAAGCCCGATGGTAGCCCGAGCTTTCGCCTAGAAGATTTGGCCCGAGCCAATGGCCTTGAACATGGCCAAGCCCATGATGCCATGTCTGATGTAACCGCAACGCTTGCGCTGGCGCGACTGATCAAGGAGCGCCAACCCCGGTTGTTTGAATTTGCGCTGGCCAACAAATCCAAGCAGGCGGCCCGCAAAATGCTGGATACCTCCACACGAAAGCCAGTTTTTCACGTGTCCGGAAAGTACCCGGCCAGCCAGGGCAGTTGCGCGCTGGTAGCGCCAGTTGCCGAACACGCCAGCAACAAGAATCAGGTGATTGTTTATGATTTGCGCGAAAATCCTAATGAACTGATTAAAGCCAGCGTTGAGCAGATTCGCGAGCGGGTTTTTACCGCGCAGTCTGCGTTACCGGAAGGCATTCGCCGATTCCCGCTAAAGGCGATTCAGCTGAACAAGTGCCCGGTATTGGCGCCGGCGACCATGCTGGCGACGCTCTCGCCGGAACGTTTGCAACAGCTGGACCTCGATGGTGAGCAGATGCGTCGCCATCTGGCCATTCTGCGCCAGGCAGGGCCAGATTTTGGGCAGCGCGTGGCCGCTGCTTTCGAACGTGATTATGACACCAAGCTGACGGATCCGGACGAACAGATTTATGCGGGCGGCTTTCTCAGCCCGGGGGACCGTGGGCAATTGGATCGCGCGCTGGCAATGGAGCCGCAGCAGCTTGCCGAAAGCGAATTCCAGTTTACCGACCAACGCTTGGCCGAAATGCTGTTTCGTTATCGTGCTCGCAATTATCCGGATACCTTGAGCGGTGAGGAAATGCAGCGTTGGGAGCAGTTTCGCGAGCAAAGATTGACCCAGCCAGCGAAAGGTTGGTTGTCACTTGCCGAATATGGCGCGGAACTTCAGCGCCTGATGGCGAAGCCAGATATAACTCGGCAACAACGGCACATTCTCGAAGAACTGCACTTGTATGGTGAAGCTATTTCCCCTTACTTGTAG
- the prfB gene encoding peptide chain release factor 2 (programmed frameshift) codes for MEINPIVMKIKELRERTEALRGYLDYDQRSERLTEVERELEMPSVWEDPERAQALGKERSDLELIVSTIDRLTSGLTDADGLLEMAVEEDDEATVADIENDLAELDAKLEKLEFRRMFSGEMDANNAYMDIQAGSGGTEAQDWGNMLLRMYLRWAERRGFKAEIVELQEGEVAGIKSATLHIQGEYAFGWLRTETGVHRLVRKSPFDSGNRRHTSFSSVFVAPEVDDSFVIEINPADLRVDVYRASGAGGQHVNRTESAVRLTHNPTGIVVACQAGRSQHQNKDQAMKQLKAKLFEHEMQARNAEKQKLEDSKSDIGWGSQIRSYVLDDSRIKDLRTKVETSNTQAVLDGDIDKFIEASLKMAL; via the exons ATGGAAATCAATCCCATTGTTATGAAGATCAAAGAACTTCGTGAGCGCACTGAAGCGCTCAGGGGGTATCTT GACTACGACCAGCGCAGCGAACGTCTGACCGAAGTAGAGCGCGAACTGGAAATGCCCAGCGTTTGGGAAGATCCCGAACGGGCGCAAGCTTTGGGCAAAGAGCGCTCTGATCTGGAACTGATCGTGTCCACCATTGACCGGCTAACCAGCGGCCTGACCGATGCCGACGGTCTGCTTGAAATGGCCGTTGAAGAAGACGACGAAGCCACGGTTGCCGACATCGAAAACGATCTTGCCGAGCTGGATGCAAAGTTGGAAAAGCTCGAATTCCGTCGTATGTTTTCCGGTGAAATGGACGCCAACAACGCCTATATGGACATTCAGGCCGGCTCTGGCGGCACCGAAGCCCAAGATTGGGGCAATATGCTGCTGCGTATGTATCTGCGCTGGGCGGAGCGCCGTGGTTTTAAGGCCGAGATTGTTGAACTGCAGGAAGGCGAAGTGGCGGGTATAAAGAGCGCCACACTTCATATTCAGGGCGAGTACGCCTTCGGCTGGTTACGCACCGAAACCGGCGTGCATCGTTTAGTACGGAAGTCGCCGTTTGATTCCGGCAACCGTCGGCACACCTCATTTTCATCGGTGTTTGTGGCACCTGAGGTAGACGACAGCTTTGTGATTGAAATCAATCCGGCGGACTTGCGGGTGGATGTGTATCGCGCGTCCGGTGCTGGCGGCCAGCACGTTAACCGCACCGAGTCGGCCGTGCGCCTGACCCACAACCCGACCGGCATTGTTGTAGCCTGCCAGGCCGGTCGTAGCCAGCATCAAAATAAAGATCAGGCCATGAAACAGCTGAAAGCCAAATTGTTCGAACACGAAATGCAGGCCCGTAACGCCGAGAAGCAAAAGCTGGAAGATTCCAAGTCTGATATTGGCTGGGGCAGTCAGATCCGCTCTTACGTGCTGGATGACAGCCGTATCAAGGATTTGCGCACCAAGGTAGAAACCAGCAATACCCAAGCAGTATTGGACGGCGATATCGACAAGTTTATTGAAGCCAGCCTGAAAATGGCGCTCTGA
- the zapE gene encoding cell division protein ZapE, which yields MPPWQRYQQDLQRPEFLSDAAQEDAVKRLQSLYDKLLAAESSRDSKMSKLRRKLGKGTGKKEPITGLYFWGGVGRGKTYLMDTFFEALPFERKMRVHFHRFMQRVHNELKLLKGQKNPLELVAKKFADETRVICFDEFFVSDIGDAMILATLMQGLFERGVTLVCTSNIVPDGLYKDGLQRARFLPAIELVKKHTDVVNVDGGVDYRLRTLEQAQLYHSPLGAEADASLTKSFENLAVEAGKHSKSMEINGRKIPARAHADDVVWFDFEAVCDGPRSQNDYIELARQFHAIIISNVPLLGKDRDDQARRFVNMIDEFYDRNVKVIISAAVPIVELYAGGRLNFEFERTESRLLEMQSKDYLAAPHRP from the coding sequence ATGCCACCCTGGCAACGCTACCAGCAGGACCTCCAACGTCCGGAGTTCCTGAGTGATGCTGCACAGGAGGATGCCGTAAAGCGTCTTCAATCACTTTACGACAAACTGTTGGCAGCGGAAAGCTCCCGCGACAGCAAGATGTCAAAATTGCGTCGCAAGCTGGGCAAGGGAACGGGCAAAAAGGAGCCGATCACCGGTCTGTATTTTTGGGGCGGCGTTGGCCGCGGAAAAACCTATCTGATGGACACATTTTTTGAGGCCCTGCCGTTCGAACGCAAAATGAGAGTGCATTTTCACCGCTTTATGCAGCGCGTTCATAATGAACTCAAGCTGTTGAAGGGGCAAAAGAATCCTTTGGAACTTGTGGCCAAAAAATTTGCCGATGAAACCCGGGTTATTTGTTTTGACGAGTTTTTTGTGTCCGACATTGGTGACGCGATGATACTGGCCACCTTAATGCAAGGTCTGTTCGAGCGTGGCGTTACTTTGGTGTGCACGTCTAACATTGTTCCTGACGGCTTGTACAAAGACGGTCTGCAGCGGGCGCGCTTTCTTCCGGCTATTGAGCTGGTAAAAAAACATACCGATGTGGTGAATGTAGATGGCGGCGTAGATTACCGCTTACGCACGCTGGAACAAGCTCAGCTTTATCATTCGCCGCTGGGGGCTGAAGCCGATGCCAGTCTGACCAAGAGTTTTGAAAATTTGGCGGTGGAAGCAGGCAAGCACAGTAAATCGATGGAAATAAACGGCCGCAAGATTCCAGCCCGTGCCCATGCCGATGACGTGGTGTGGTTCGATTTTGAAGCTGTTTGCGACGGTCCTCGCAGCCAGAATGACTATATCGAATTGGCCCGCCAGTTCCACGCCATTATCATCAGCAATGTGCCGCTGTTGGGTAAGGACAGAGACGACCAGGCTCGACGCTTTGTCAATATGATCGACGAATTCTACGATCGTAATGTAAAGGTTATTATTTCGGCGGCGGTGCCAATCGTAGAACTATACGCCGGCGGCCGGCTAAACTTCGAATTTGAGCGCACTGAGTCGCGCTTGCTGGAAATGCAATCCAAAGACTACTTGGCTGCGCCCCATAGACCATAA
- a CDS encoding sensor domain-containing diguanylate cyclase — protein MPSLNSESVSSFHWMADMVESVEVGLVVLDLEFRVQMWNGFMEHHSGMTASKIHNQVLFELFPDIPRAWLSSKVEAVTLLNTRAFTSWEQRPYLLRFRNTRPITGTEEFMYQNLTISPLCGPSGKVEKVCLMIYDVTDIASSKRALERANDQLAKLSMIDKLTGLFNRGTWENLLDAEFSRHRRYGGNSTLVMFDIDHFKAINDSFGHLVGDEVIRHTAATTRRHLRHSDSAGRYGGEEFAIILPETDTEGALTICERILSAISRETVTVDSHDISYTVSIGIAPLTDNSKNYMAWLEQADQAMYSAKQGGRNQIVTF, from the coding sequence ATGCCATCATTAAACTCGGAAAGCGTAAGCTCGTTCCACTGGATGGCTGACATGGTTGAGTCTGTGGAGGTTGGCCTGGTCGTACTAGACTTGGAGTTCCGCGTGCAGATGTGGAACGGCTTCATGGAGCATCACAGCGGCATGACCGCCAGCAAAATTCACAATCAGGTGTTGTTCGAGCTGTTCCCGGACATCCCCCGCGCCTGGCTCAGCAGTAAAGTTGAAGCCGTGACCCTGCTGAACACTCGCGCGTTTACGTCGTGGGAGCAGCGCCCTTACCTGCTGCGCTTTCGCAATACCCGGCCAATTACCGGTACCGAAGAGTTCATGTATCAGAACCTCACCATCAGCCCGCTATGCGGCCCGTCTGGGAAAGTAGAAAAAGTGTGCCTGATGATCTACGACGTTACCGATATTGCCAGCAGCAAACGGGCACTGGAGCGCGCTAACGATCAACTTGCCAAGCTAAGCATGATCGACAAATTGACGGGACTATTTAACCGCGGCACCTGGGAAAATCTACTGGATGCGGAATTTTCACGCCATCGGCGCTACGGTGGCAACAGCACATTGGTGATGTTTGATATTGACCATTTTAAAGCCATTAACGATAGCTTCGGTCACTTGGTAGGAGATGAAGTGATTCGCCACACCGCGGCAACAACCCGCAGACACTTGCGCCATTCAGACAGCGCCGGGCGTTATGGCGGGGAAGAGTTCGCTATTATTCTGCCAGAAACCGATACTGAAGGGGCTCTCACTATTTGTGAGCGTATTTTGAGCGCCATTTCACGGGAAACGGTCACAGTAGATAGCCACGACATTAGCTACACCGTCAGCATTGGCATCGCGCCTCTCACCGATAATTCAAAAAATTATATGGCTTGGTTAGAGCAGGCAGACCAAGCTATGTACTCCGCGAAACAGGGTGGGCGCAATCAGATTGTTACTTTCTAG
- the hisD gene encoding histidinol dehydrogenase, whose amino-acid sequence MTVNIQRLNASDAGFDSALSALLAWDDSVDHQVNESVRHILHEVKTRGDAAVLEFTAKFDRLNVSSVAELEMSQERLQHALKTIPQDQRDALEHAARRVRDYHQRQRQESWQYEDADGTVLGQKITPIDRAGLYVPGGKAAYPSSVLMNAIPAKVAGVAEVIMVVPTPDGVVNDMVLAAAAIAGVDRVFTIGGAQAVAALAYGTETVPAVDKIVGPGNIFVATAKREVFGTVGIDMIAGPSEILVICDGQTDPDWIAMDLFSQAEHDEQAQSILISPSAEFLDAVAASIERLLPTMERAEIIRTSLADRAALIQVADLAEAAKVSNRIAPEHLELSVADPQALLADIRHAGAIFMGRYTAEALGDYCAGPNHVLPTSGTARFSSPLGVYDFQKRSSIIGFSAEGASRMGRVASVLARGEGLTAHARSAEYRIQQD is encoded by the coding sequence ATGACCGTTAACATCCAGCGATTGAACGCCTCCGATGCAGGCTTTGACAGCGCGCTGTCTGCCCTGTTGGCCTGGGATGACAGCGTGGATCATCAGGTGAACGAGTCGGTGCGCCATATTCTGCACGAGGTGAAAACCCGCGGTGACGCGGCTGTTCTGGAGTTTACCGCCAAGTTTGACCGCCTGAACGTTAGCAGCGTAGCCGAGTTGGAAATGAGTCAGGAACGGTTGCAGCATGCCTTGAAAACCATTCCTCAGGACCAGCGTGATGCCTTGGAGCACGCGGCTCGCCGGGTGCGGGATTATCACCAGCGCCAGCGTCAGGAATCCTGGCAATATGAAGACGCCGACGGCACGGTGCTAGGGCAGAAGATTACACCGATTGATCGGGCAGGGCTGTATGTGCCCGGCGGCAAAGCGGCCTATCCGTCGTCGGTTCTGATGAACGCCATACCAGCAAAAGTCGCCGGCGTGGCCGAAGTGATTATGGTGGTGCCGACACCGGATGGCGTGGTGAATGACATGGTGCTGGCGGCGGCGGCGATTGCCGGAGTAGATCGGGTATTTACCATTGGGGGTGCTCAAGCAGTGGCCGCGCTGGCCTATGGCACTGAAACGGTGCCGGCGGTGGATAAGATTGTGGGCCCGGGCAACATTTTTGTAGCGACTGCCAAGCGCGAGGTGTTTGGCACCGTGGGTATCGACATGATTGCCGGGCCGTCGGAAATTCTGGTGATTTGTGACGGTCAGACCGATCCGGACTGGATTGCGATGGATCTATTTTCCCAGGCCGAGCACGACGAGCAGGCGCAATCGATTCTGATCAGCCCCAGCGCCGAGTTTCTGGATGCGGTGGCAGCCAGTATTGAACGACTGCTACCCACCATGGAGCGGGCGGAGATTATCCGCACCTCATTGGCCGATCGCGCGGCTCTGATTCAGGTTGCCGATCTGGCAGAAGCGGCCAAAGTATCCAATCGAATTGCGCCGGAGCATCTGGAATTGTCCGTTGCTGATCCGCAAGCGTTGTTGGCGGACATTCGCCATGCCGGTGCTATTTTTATGGGCCGGTATACCGCCGAGGCCCTTGGGGACTATTGTGCCGGCCCGAATCACGTGCTGCCTACTAGCGGTACCGCGCGCTTTTCATCGCCTCTGGGTGTCTATGATTTCCAGAAGCGCTCATCTATTATCGGATTTAGCGCCGAAGGTGCGAGCCGTATGGGGCGAGTGGCTTCCGTACTGGCCAGAGGCGAGGGCCTGACCGCCCACGCGCGCTCGGCAGAATACCGAATTCAGCAAGATTAG
- a CDS encoding response regulator: protein MLPDILICDDSEMARKQMARALPTALRHQVSFCRNGSEALAHIRNNVPDLLFLDLNMPDLDGYEVLAHLRSEQIELLTIVVSGDIQPQAKARVFSLGAVAFLNKPTAPSAVAGLLAQYGIYSEPEQPQPSTAPPSGSQPETDTPSHSANTNPDLQLLLNDYLREIANIAMGRSSDLLARLLGIFVRQPIPKVAFIASSELHMTIAAADDEAHYSAVCQGFTGAGVAGEAMLLFADSSFREMAEMLHYDNLDGPAVNIEVLMDMSSILFGAFLKGIGDQMNLRLGLSHPTVLGQHRQIAELLDHHYNHEQQLLCIEITYTIENHNIQCDMLVLFTEDSLPFLQQRLQYLAE, encoded by the coding sequence ATGTTACCTGACATACTGATTTGCGACGATTCCGAGATGGCTCGCAAACAGATGGCCCGAGCGCTGCCAACCGCATTGCGTCATCAGGTCAGCTTCTGCCGCAATGGCAGTGAAGCACTCGCCCATATACGCAACAACGTGCCAGACCTACTGTTTCTGGACCTGAATATGCCCGACCTGGACGGCTACGAAGTGCTTGCGCATCTTCGCAGCGAACAGATCGAGCTGCTGACCATTGTGGTGTCTGGTGACATTCAGCCCCAGGCAAAGGCCCGGGTTTTTAGTTTGGGGGCCGTGGCTTTTCTTAACAAACCGACAGCCCCGTCAGCGGTTGCAGGGCTGCTTGCCCAGTACGGCATTTACAGCGAGCCGGAGCAACCTCAACCTTCAACTGCTCCACCTTCGGGCTCGCAGCCGGAGACCGACACCCCGAGCCACTCTGCAAACACCAACCCTGACCTGCAATTATTGCTGAATGACTACCTGCGGGAAATCGCCAATATCGCCATGGGGCGCTCATCAGATCTGTTAGCACGTTTACTGGGTATTTTCGTGCGCCAGCCGATACCGAAAGTGGCTTTTATTGCCAGTTCCGAACTGCACATGACCATCGCCGCGGCGGATGATGAAGCGCATTATTCGGCCGTATGCCAGGGCTTCACCGGAGCCGGAGTTGCCGGCGAAGCTATGCTGCTGTTCGCAGACAGCAGTTTTCGCGAAATGGCAGAGATGCTGCACTACGACAATCTGGACGGCCCGGCGGTCAATATTGAAGTGCTAATGGACATGTCCAGCATTTTGTTCGGCGCATTTTTGAAAGGCATTGGCGATCAGATGAATTTACGGCTGGGCCTTAGCCACCCAACGGTACTAGGCCAGCATCGACAGATTGCCGAGCTGTTGGACCACCATTATAATCACGAGCAGCAACTGTTGTGCATTGAAATCACTTACACCATTGAAAACCATAATATTCAATGTGACATGCTTGTGCTTTTTACCGAAGATTCGCTGCCATTTTTGCAGCAACGTTTACAATACCTGGCGGAGTAA
- a CDS encoding MBL fold metallo-hydrolase RNA specificity domain-containing protein, which yields MKVNEASKVKLHGEYWPVKAQIHNLTLLSAHGDYNEILEWLPATKCAVACMKPSGGTPRYRSWALEWIYDLTYALCAFL from the coding sequence ATGAAGGTTAACGAAGCCAGCAAAGTAAAACTCCACGGTGAATACTGGCCGGTGAAGGCTCAAATACATAATCTGACGTTACTGTCGGCCCACGGCGACTACAACGAGATTCTTGAATGGTTGCCAGCGACCAAGTGCGCCGTCGCCTGCATGAAACCCTCAGGTGGGACGCCGAGGTACCGGAGCTGGGCGCTTGAGTGGATATATGATCTGACATACGCTCTGTGCGCTTTTTTGTAA